One stretch of Prinia subflava isolate CZ2003 ecotype Zambia chromosome 19, Cam_Psub_1.2, whole genome shotgun sequence DNA includes these proteins:
- the SLC7A4 gene encoding cationic amino acid transporter 4 → MARWLPRSTDLTRFCQKLNRVKTLEDDMMETSFNRCLSTIDLTLLGIGGMVGSGLYVLTGTVAKEIAGPAVIVSFIIAGFASLLAALCYAEFGARVPKTGSAYMFTYVSVGEIWAFLIGWNVLLEYMIGGAAVARAWSGYLDSIFNHKIKNFTETHVGAWQVPFLARYPDFLAAAILLVATTFISFGAKVSSWLNHVFSAISMGIILFILIMGFVLAQPKNWSTQEGGFAPYGLSGIMAGTATCFYAFVGFDVIAASSEEARNPQRAVPRAIAFSLGLATGAYILVSVVLTLMVPWHTLDPDSALADAFYRRGYAWAGFLVAAGSICAMNTVLLSNLFSLPRIVYAMAEDGLFFQVFSRVHPRTQVPVVGIVVFGLLMALLALVFDLEALVQFLSIGTLLAYTFVAASIIVLRFQQQKGHVPAPAASGQPNPEPHEGPSGGELKEYESFSDKLQLVDRDKSKEQREPGQLKAAFEPYLEFLSDFYPGEVVTVAVVTLMVSAICFCSILVFGNTHLHLPTWSYSLLLVLFSLGFLLSLLLIWAHEQQHSTQTFQIPLVPLSPALSIILNIYLMLKLSYMTWLRFAVWLLLGLLVYFGYGIWHSKENLREPRPQRVSARYVVFPGGSLEERVQAVQPSSQPATGLPDTDTDDCKR, encoded by the exons ATGGCGAGATGGCTGCCCCGCTCTACCGACCTGACCCGCTTCTGCCAGAAGCTCAACCGGGTGAAGACCCTGGAGGACGACATGATGGAGACATCCTTTAACAGATGCCTTTCCACCATCGACTTAACACTGCTGGGCATCGGGGGCATGGTGGGCTCTGGGCTGTACGTCCTTACAGGCACTGTGGCGAAGGAGATCGCTGGCCCTGCTGTCATCGTCTCCTTCATCATCGCCGGCTTTGCCTCACTACTGGCTGCTCTCTGCTATGCCGAGTTTGGAGCCCGTGTGCCCAAGACAGGCTCTGCCTACATGTTCACCTATGTGTCTGTGGGTGAAATCTGGGCTTTCCTCATCGGCTGGAACGTGTTGCTGGAGTACATGATCGGGGGGGCCGCAGTGGCCAGGGCCTGGAGTGGCTATCTGGACTCCATCTTTAACCACAAGATCAAGAACTTCACCGAGACCCATGTGGGTGCCTGGCAGGTGCCGTTCCTGGCCCGCTATCCAGACTTCCTGGCAGCTGCCATCCTACTGGTAGCCACCACCTTCATCTCCTTTGGGGCCAAAGTGTCATCCTGGCTCAACCATGTCTTCTCTGCCATCAGCATGGGCATCATCCTTTTCATCCTCATTATGGGCTTTGTCCTCGCACAGCCCAAGAACTGGAGCACCCAGGAGGGTGGATTTGCCCCATATGGGCTGTCGGGCATCatggctggcacagccaccTGCTTCTATGCCTTTGTGGGCTTTGATGTCATCGCAGCCTCCAGTGAAGAGGCCAGGAACCCGCagagggctgtccccagggccatcGCTTTCTCCTTGGGGCTGGCCACCGGTGCCTACATCCTGGTGTCAGTTGTGCTGACGCTGATGGTGCCCTGGCACACGCTGGACCCTGACTCTGCCCTGGCTGATGCATTCTACAGGAGAGGCTACGCCTGGGCAGGGTTTCTGGTGGCTGCTGGCTCCATCTGTG CAATGAATACAGTTCTGTTGAGCAACCTCTTCTCCCTGCCACGCATCGTCTATGCCATGGCCGAGGATGGGCTCTTCTTTCAGGTTTTCTCCCGAGTGCACCCCCGCACACAAGTGCCCGTCGTCGGCATCGTGGTCTTCGGGCTGCTTATGGCCCTACTGGCCCTCGTCTTTGACCTAGAGGCCCTGGTGCAGTTCCTGTCCATCGGCACACTGCTGGCCTACACCTTTGTGGCTGCCAGCATCATCGTCCTGCgcttccagcagcagaaggggCACGTCCCTGCACCGGCGGCCAGTGGCCAGCCCAACCCCGAGCCCCATGAGGGCCCGTCTGGGGGCGAGCTGAAGGAGTATGAGTCCTTCTCTGACAAGCTGCAGCTGGTGGACAGAGACAAGAGCAAAGAGCAGCgggagccagggcagctgaAGGCAGCATTTGAGCCCTACCTGGAGTTCCTCAGCGACTTCTACCCGGGTGAGGTGGTCACGGTGGCCGTAGTGACCCTGATGGTGTCTGCCATATGCTTCTGCTCCATCTTAGTGTTTGGCAACACTCACCTCCACCTTCCCACCTGGAGCTACTCACTGCTGTTGGTTCTCTTTAGTCTGGGCTTCCTGCTTAGCCTTCTCCTCATCTGGGCACacgagcagcagcacagcacccagacCTTCCAG ATACCCCTGGTACCCCTATCCCCAGCGCTGAGCATCATCCTCAACATCTACCTGATGCTGAAGCTCAGTTACATGACATGGCTCCGCTTCGCTGTCTGGCTCCTCCTAG GCCTACTTGTCTAC